The following proteins are co-located in the Mesorhizobium australicum WSM2073 genome:
- a CDS encoding DUF5330 domain-containing protein has translation MFFLIRMAFWFSLVLLALPLGVGSDETGQESVGPIQALFAARDAVGDIAGICERKPDVCETGKSAMHTITARAKETAKIAAAMLDDKSAGPDTSTMTGSVPEVVLPETVNLPINN, from the coding sequence ATGTTCTTCCTGATAAGAATGGCTTTCTGGTTTTCACTGGTGCTGCTGGCGCTGCCGCTGGGTGTCGGGTCCGATGAAACGGGCCAGGAAAGCGTCGGGCCGATCCAGGCCCTGTTCGCGGCGCGAGACGCCGTCGGCGACATCGCCGGTATCTGCGAACGCAAGCCCGATGTCTGCGAGACGGGCAAGTCGGCGATGCACACCATCACCGCACGCGCCAAGGAAACTGCCAAGATCGCGGCGGCCATGCTGGACGACAAGTCCGCCGGCCCCGACACCTCGACAATGACGGGCAGCGTGCCGGAAGTCGTCCTGCCTGAAACGGTCAACCTGCCGATAAACAATTAA
- a CDS encoding SufE family protein, producing the protein MTTTIQTIRDDFSFLDEWEDRYRYVIELGEALPPFPDAERNATNKVPGCVSQVWLTTERGPGADPVITFTGDSDAHIVRGLVAIMLALFSGKTASEIQKIDAEATLKALGLDEHLSPQRANGLRSMVKRIKRDAEMALAQTA; encoded by the coding sequence ATGACGACGACGATCCAGACGATCCGCGACGACTTCTCGTTCCTTGACGAATGGGAGGATCGTTATCGTTACGTCATCGAACTCGGCGAAGCGCTGCCGCCCTTTCCCGATGCGGAGCGCAACGCCACCAACAAGGTGCCAGGTTGCGTCAGCCAGGTCTGGCTGACCACCGAACGGGGTCCGGGCGCCGACCCCGTCATCACCTTCACCGGCGATTCGGACGCCCATATCGTGCGCGGACTGGTTGCGATCATGCTGGCGCTGTTTTCCGGAAAGACGGCCAGCGAAATCCAGAAAATCGATGCGGAAGCGACGCTGAAGGCACTCGGCCTCGACGAGCACCTGTCGCCCCAGCGTGCCAACGGCCTTCGCTCGATGGTCAAGCGCATCAAACGCGATGCCGAGATGGCGCTCGCCCAGACTGCCTGA
- a CDS encoding MucR family transcriptional regulator, which translates to MDIVETPSRNNDALIELTADVVAAYVSNNPVPVGELPNLISDVHAALGRVGGTVEQAPADKQKPAVNPKRSVHDDYIVCLEDGKKFKSLKRHLMTHYDLTPDQYREKWNLDPSYPMVAPNYAAARSQLAKKMGLGRKRKAAR; encoded by the coding sequence ATGGATATTGTCGAAACACCTTCCAGAAACAATGATGCGCTGATTGAGCTCACCGCCGACGTGGTGGCTGCCTATGTCAGCAACAATCCGGTGCCGGTCGGCGAACTGCCGAACCTGATATCCGATGTCCATGCCGCCCTCGGGCGTGTGGGCGGAACCGTCGAACAGGCGCCTGCCGACAAGCAGAAGCCGGCTGTCAACCCGAAGCGCTCCGTTCATGACGACTACATTGTCTGTCTCGAAGACGGCAAGAAGTTCAAGTCGCTCAAGCGTCATCTGATGACCCACTACGATCTGACGCCCGATCAGTATCGTGAAAAGTGGAACCTGGACCCAAGCTATCCGATGGTTGCCCCGAATTACGCGGCGGCCCGCTCGCAGCTTGCCAAGAAGATGGGCCTCGGCCGCAAGCGCAAGGCGGCGCGGTAG
- a CDS encoding S9 family peptidase: protein MTRTSRFPIASAPAPEKRPVSDTHHGITRTDEYAWLRADNWQEMFRDPSLLGPGIRAELEAENAYQSTLMADTSDLQKQLFKEMKGRIKEDDSSVPMKDGPYAYGSSFKLGGEQPRYFRTPRGGGPEQILLDGDAEAEGKAYFRLGGVDHSADHSKLLWAFDDKGSEFYTLRVRDLADGKELADQIQATGGSGVWDAGNDGFFYTRLDPNHRPSKVLFHALGQAPENDRLIYEETDPGFFMNVDGTRNNQWIMIGINDHETSEYRLLSASDPFAKPKLVSARETGLQYELEEGGDIFFVLTNADGAKDFKIMTAPASDPVRANWQELVPHEPGRLILSVIGFKDHMVRLERKEGLPRIVVRDRASGEEHLISFDEEAFSLGLSGSLEYDTEMMRFSYSSMTTPSQMFDYNMRTRERVLLKTQEVPSGHDPHLYVTRRLMAPAADGELVPISLLHHRDTPLDGSAPCLLYGYGSYGITVPAAFNTNWFSLVDRGFVFAIAHVRGGKDKGYGWYDDGKRAHKMNTFTDFIACARHLVAERYTAHDRIVAQGGSAGGMLMGAIANMAPDCFGGIVAEVPFVDVLTTMLDATLPLTPPEWPEWGNPIASADDYLTIAAYSPYDNVAALNYPPILALAGLTDPRVTYWEPAKWVARLRDRKSGDNPVLFRINMDSGHAGASGRFSRLEEIAYTYAFTLKVTDKA from the coding sequence ATGACCAGGACTTCCCGATTTCCAATCGCCAGCGCCCCTGCCCCCGAGAAAAGGCCCGTCTCGGACACGCATCACGGCATCACGCGAACCGATGAATATGCCTGGCTGCGAGCGGATAACTGGCAAGAAATGTTCAGGGATCCTTCCTTGCTCGGTCCTGGGATCCGCGCCGAACTCGAAGCCGAGAATGCCTATCAGTCGACGCTGATGGCCGACACGTCAGATCTGCAAAAGCAGCTTTTCAAGGAAATGAAGGGCCGCATCAAGGAAGATGATTCTTCCGTTCCCATGAAGGACGGGCCTTATGCCTACGGCTCTTCCTTCAAGCTCGGCGGCGAGCAGCCGCGCTATTTCCGAACGCCGCGCGGCGGCGGACCCGAGCAGATCCTGCTCGACGGCGACGCCGAGGCCGAGGGCAAGGCCTATTTCCGGCTTGGCGGCGTCGATCATTCGGCCGATCATAGCAAGCTCCTATGGGCCTTCGACGACAAGGGTTCGGAATTCTACACGCTGCGTGTGCGCGACCTTGCCGACGGCAAGGAACTGGCGGACCAGATACAGGCCACCGGCGGTTCGGGGGTCTGGGACGCGGGCAATGACGGGTTCTTCTATACGCGTCTCGACCCAAACCACCGGCCGTCGAAGGTGCTGTTCCACGCACTGGGGCAGGCCCCTGAAAACGACCGGCTGATCTACGAGGAAACCGACCCCGGCTTCTTCATGAACGTCGACGGGACCCGCAACAACCAATGGATCATGATCGGCATCAACGATCACGAGACTTCGGAATACCGCCTGTTGAGCGCCAGCGATCCATTTGCCAAGCCGAAGCTGGTTTCGGCGCGCGAGACCGGCCTTCAATATGAACTTGAGGAAGGCGGCGATATCTTCTTCGTCCTGACCAACGCGGACGGTGCCAAGGACTTCAAGATCATGACGGCGCCGGCGAGCGACCCGGTCCGCGCCAACTGGCAGGAACTGGTGCCGCATGAACCCGGCCGGCTGATCCTGTCGGTGATCGGCTTCAAGGACCACATGGTGCGGCTCGAGCGCAAGGAAGGCCTGCCGCGCATCGTCGTGCGGGATCGGGCCAGCGGCGAAGAGCATCTGATTTCCTTCGACGAGGAAGCCTTCTCGCTCGGCCTTTCAGGGTCCCTGGAATATGACACCGAGATGATGCGTTTTTCCTACTCGTCGATGACGACACCGTCACAGATGTTCGACTACAACATGCGCACTCGTGAGCGTGTGCTGCTCAAGACCCAGGAAGTGCCGTCCGGCCACGATCCGCACCTCTACGTCACGAGGCGGCTGATGGCGCCGGCGGCCGATGGCGAACTGGTGCCGATCTCGCTTCTGCATCACCGCGACACGCCGCTGGATGGCTCCGCGCCATGCCTGCTCTACGGTTACGGCTCCTACGGTATCACCGTGCCGGCCGCCTTCAACACCAACTGGTTCTCGCTGGTGGACCGTGGGTTCGTGTTTGCCATTGCCCACGTGCGCGGCGGCAAGGACAAGGGATATGGCTGGTACGACGACGGCAAGCGGGCGCACAAGATGAACACCTTCACCGATTTCATCGCCTGCGCCCGCCACCTCGTTGCCGAGCGCTATACCGCGCATGACCGAATCGTCGCGCAAGGCGGCTCGGCCGGCGGTATGCTGATGGGCGCCATCGCCAACATGGCGCCGGATTGCTTCGGCGGCATCGTGGCCGAGGTTCCCTTCGTCGATGTACTCACCACCATGCTCGATGCAACGCTGCCGCTGACCCCGCCGGAATGGCCGGAATGGGGCAATCCGATCGCGTCGGCCGACGATTACCTGACGATCGCCGCCTATTCGCCATACGACAATGTCGCCGCGCTCAACTATCCGCCGATCCTGGCGCTCGCCGGTCTCACCGATCCGCGCGTCACCTATTGGGAGCCGGCCAAATGGGTTGCGCGGCTGCGCGACCGCAAGAGCGGCGACAATCCGGTACTGTTCAGGATCAACATGGATTCCGGCCATGCCGGTGCCTCCGGCCGGTTTTCACGCCTGGAGGAGATCGCCTATACTTATGCCTTCACGCTGAAGGTGACGGACAAGGCATAG
- a CDS encoding SET domain-containing protein — MLLVDVYLDKSPIQGIGVFAKNHIAKGTLVWKLDPRFDRIIDVETYESETGPVKNYLDRYSYPDRRDPAYIVFEADDARYMNHDDEPNCDVSSPEETYALRDIAPGEEMTCNYNLFFETGFDFLGDRHLQSED, encoded by the coding sequence ATGCTGCTCGTCGACGTCTATCTCGACAAATCGCCGATCCAGGGCATCGGTGTGTTTGCCAAGAACCATATTGCCAAGGGCACGCTGGTCTGGAAGCTCGACCCCCGGTTCGATCGGATCATCGACGTCGAGACCTATGAGAGCGAAACCGGGCCGGTGAAGAACTACCTCGACCGCTATTCCTACCCCGACCGTCGCGATCCCGCCTATATCGTCTTCGAAGCCGACGACGCCCGCTACATGAACCATGACGACGAGCCGAATTGCGATGTCTCGTCGCCCGAGGAGACCTACGCCTTGCGCGACATCGCGCCTGGCGAGGAGATGACCTGCAACTACAACCTTTTCTTCGAAACGGGCTTCGATTTCCTCGGCGATCGCCACCTGCAGTCCGAGGATTAG
- a CDS encoding cytochrome c, whose amino-acid sequence MAWLKKLVGAALVLGVAGASAGWLLSAPVTLDAATLAQLGPGDVARGKRIFYAGGCTSCHAKPGSQGDARLQLIGGLELKTPFGIFVPPNISQDPKDGIGAWSAGNLANAMLKGVSPSGEHFYPAFPYASYARMKPSDVADLYAFLKTLPAVAGKAPGNSLAFPFSIRRGIGLWKRLYLSDKPVVPLPDGAPDPVMAGRYLVEGPGHCGECHTPRDLAGGTRKSEWLAGAVAAEGSGVVPNITSGEGGIGSWSASDIANYLETGFTPDFDSVGGAMVDVQRNMAELTADDRAAIAAYLKAVPPHPNGYPARKKSTN is encoded by the coding sequence ATGGCATGGCTGAAGAAGCTCGTCGGCGCGGCCCTCGTCCTGGGCGTCGCCGGCGCGTCGGCGGGGTGGCTGCTGTCGGCACCGGTCACGCTTGATGCGGCGACCCTGGCGCAACTCGGCCCAGGCGATGTTGCCCGGGGCAAGCGCATCTTCTATGCCGGCGGCTGCACCTCCTGCCATGCCAAGCCCGGGTCGCAGGGCGATGCACGGCTTCAGCTCATAGGCGGGCTCGAACTCAAGACGCCATTCGGCATCTTTGTTCCGCCCAATATTTCGCAAGATCCCAAGGACGGCATCGGCGCATGGTCGGCCGGGAATCTCGCTAACGCCATGCTGAAAGGTGTGTCGCCTTCGGGCGAGCATTTCTATCCGGCATTCCCCTATGCCTCCTATGCTCGCATGAAACCGTCAGATGTCGCCGACCTTTACGCTTTCTTGAAGACGCTTCCCGCCGTCGCCGGCAAGGCGCCCGGCAATTCGCTGGCGTTCCCGTTCAGCATCCGGCGCGGCATTGGCCTGTGGAAGCGGCTCTATCTCAGTGACAAGCCTGTCGTGCCCCTGCCTGATGGCGCGCCAGACCCTGTGATGGCAGGCCGCTACCTGGTCGAAGGACCGGGCCATTGCGGCGAATGCCACACGCCGCGCGACCTCGCTGGAGGCACCAGGAAAAGCGAATGGCTGGCCGGTGCGGTGGCCGCCGAGGGCTCGGGCGTCGTGCCGAACATCACTTCGGGCGAGGGAGGTATCGGCAGCTGGTCCGCGTCCGACATCGCAAACTACCTCGAAACCGGATTCACGCCGGACTTCGATTCCGTCGGCGGCGCCATGGTCGACGTGCAGCGCAACATGGCCGAGCTGACGGCGGACGACCGTGCGGCGATTGCTGCCTATCTGAAGGCGGTGCCGCCGCATCCCAACGGCTATCCGGCGCGCAAGAAAAGTACGAACTAA
- a CDS encoding c-type cytochrome, with protein MRKLVIAISMLALAASAAFADPILDRQALMKERGKIVGGLSKVVKGEEPFDAAAVLTQLQALQANAEKFDVEALFPKGTDTGDTTAAPKIWEDMAGFKATEDKYLADVKAAVAAAPADVDALKTQIGTIGSDCGTCHQGYRVKKG; from the coding sequence ATGAGAAAGCTTGTCATCGCCATCTCCATGCTCGCACTCGCCGCATCGGCGGCCTTTGCCGATCCGATCCTCGATCGGCAGGCTCTGATGAAGGAACGCGGAAAGATCGTCGGCGGCCTGTCGAAAGTGGTCAAGGGCGAGGAGCCATTTGATGCCGCCGCGGTGCTGACGCAGTTGCAGGCACTGCAGGCAAATGCCGAGAAGTTCGACGTAGAGGCCTTGTTCCCGAAGGGCACCGACACCGGCGACACCACGGCGGCGCCAAAAATCTGGGAAGACATGGCCGGCTTCAAGGCGACCGAGGACAAGTATCTCGCCGATGTCAAGGCTGCGGTCGCGGCGGCTCCGGCCGACGTCGATGCGCTGAAGACGCAGATCGGCACCATCGGCTCGGACTGTGGTACCTGCCACCAGGGCTACAGGGTCAAAAAGGGCTGA
- a CDS encoding superoxide dismutase gives MAFELPALPYDYEALQPYMSKETLEYHHDKHHKAYVDNGNKLAAEAGLGDLSVEEVVKQSFGKNAGLFNNAAQHYNHIHFWKWMKKGGGGNKLPGALQKAFDSDLGGYDKFKADFIAAGTTQFGSGWAWVSVKDGKLAISKTPNGENPLVHGASPILGVDVWEHSYYIDYRNARPKYLEAFVDSLINWDHVLELYEKANA, from the coding sequence ATGGCTTTCGAATTGCCCGCTCTGCCCTACGACTATGAGGCCCTGCAGCCCTATATGTCCAAAGAGACGCTGGAGTATCACCACGACAAGCATCACAAGGCCTATGTCGACAACGGCAACAAGCTCGCCGCCGAAGCCGGCCTTGGCGATCTTTCGGTCGAAGAGGTGGTCAAGCAATCGTTCGGCAAGAATGCCGGTCTCTTCAACAATGCTGCCCAGCACTACAATCACATCCATTTCTGGAAATGGATGAAGAAGGGCGGCGGCGGCAACAAGCTCCCTGGCGCGCTGCAGAAGGCTTTCGACAGCGATCTCGGCGGTTACGACAAGTTCAAGGCTGATTTCATTGCCGCCGGCACAACGCAGTTCGGTTCGGGCTGGGCCTGGGTTTCGGTCAAGGACGGCAAGCTGGCGATATCGAAGACGCCGAACGGCGAGAACCCGCTGGTTCATGGCGCATCGCCGATCCTCGGCGTCGACGTCTGGGAGCACTCCTACTACATCGATTATCGCAACGCCCGGCCGAAATACCTCGAGGCCTTCGTAGATAGCCTGATCAACTGGGATCACGTGCTTGAACTCTACGAAAAGGCGAATGCCTGA
- a CDS encoding branched-chain amino acid aminotransferase, translating to MTLAAAAQSATWTFVDGDWYEGNVAILGPRSHAMWLGTSVFDGARWFEGVAPDLELHAARVNASAIALGLAPNMTPEQIVGLTWDGLKKFDGKTAVYIRPMYWAEHGGYMGVPADPASTRFCLCLYESPMISPTGFSVTVSPFRRPTIETMPTNAKAGCLYPNNGRAILEAKARGFDNALVLDMLGNVAETGSSNIFLVKDGHVLTPAPNGTFLSGITRARTMTLLGDYGFTTTEKTLSVRDFLEADEIFSTGNHSKVVPVTRMEGRDLQPGPVAKKARELYWEWAHSTSAG from the coding sequence ATGACACTGGCGGCGGCGGCGCAATCCGCGACATGGACTTTCGTCGATGGCGATTGGTACGAAGGCAATGTCGCCATTCTGGGGCCGCGCAGCCATGCCATGTGGCTCGGCACCAGCGTGTTCGACGGCGCGCGGTGGTTCGAAGGCGTGGCGCCCGATCTCGAACTTCATGCCGCACGCGTCAATGCCTCGGCGATCGCGCTTGGGCTGGCGCCGAACATGACGCCCGAGCAGATCGTCGGGCTGACCTGGGACGGATTGAAGAAATTCGACGGCAAGACGGCGGTCTACATCAGGCCGATGTACTGGGCCGAGCATGGCGGCTACATGGGCGTGCCGGCCGATCCCGCCTCGACCCGTTTCTGCCTCTGCCTCTATGAATCGCCGATGATCTCACCGACCGGCTTTTCGGTGACCGTGTCGCCATTCCGGCGCCCGACTATCGAAACCATGCCGACCAACGCCAAGGCCGGCTGCCTCTATCCCAACAACGGCCGCGCCATCCTCGAGGCCAAGGCGCGCGGCTTCGACAACGCGCTTGTGCTCGACATGCTGGGCAATGTCGCGGAGACCGGAAGCTCAAACATCTTCCTGGTCAAGGACGGCCATGTGCTGACGCCGGCGCCGAACGGAACCTTCCTGTCCGGCATTACCCGCGCGCGCACGATGACGCTGCTTGGCGACTATGGGTTCACGACGACTGAAAAGACGCTGTCGGTGCGGGATTTCCTCGAAGCGGACGAAATCTTCTCGACCGGCAACCACTCCAAGGTGGTGCCGGTCACCCGCATGGAGGGCCGTGATCTGCAACCCGGCCCGGTGGCCAAGAAGGCACGTGAACTCTATTGGGAGTGGGCGCATTCGACCTCGGCTGGCTGA
- a CDS encoding haloacid dehalogenase type II: MQYAAYVFDAYGTLFDVHAAVRRHADAIGPDGQLLSEIWRAKQLEYSWVRTLMGAYADFWQLTEQALDFALRKVPSADPSLKAKLLEAYWRLDCYPEVPAVLKALKASGARLAILSNGSPEMLQAAVKSAALDQVLDDIYSVDAVRRFKTDPIVYDMVATGWRLYPGAVSFQSSNRWDIAGATKFGFRTVWINRSNQPEEYQDLPPALILPSLEALVSGA; this comes from the coding sequence ATGCAATACGCCGCCTACGTGTTCGACGCCTATGGCACGCTGTTCGACGTGCACGCCGCCGTGCGCCGCCATGCGGACGCGATCGGCCCGGACGGCCAACTCCTGTCCGAAATCTGGCGCGCCAAACAGCTCGAGTATTCCTGGGTTCGCACGCTGATGGGCGCCTATGCCGATTTCTGGCAGCTGACCGAACAGGCGCTGGACTTCGCCTTGCGCAAGGTCCCTTCGGCCGATCCGAGCCTCAAGGCGAAACTTCTGGAAGCCTACTGGCGGCTGGACTGTTATCCCGAAGTGCCGGCCGTGCTGAAAGCGCTCAAGGCTTCGGGCGCCAGGCTGGCGATCCTCTCCAACGGTTCGCCCGAAATGCTGCAGGCAGCAGTCAAGTCGGCGGCACTCGACCAGGTCCTGGACGACATCTATTCGGTCGATGCGGTGCGTCGCTTCAAGACCGATCCTATTGTCTACGACATGGTCGCCACGGGATGGCGCCTCTACCCCGGCGCGGTCTCCTTCCAGTCCTCCAACCGCTGGGACATTGCGGGCGCCACCAAATTCGGCTTCCGCACGGTCTGGATCAACCGCTCCAACCAGCCGGAGGAATACCAGGACTTGCCACCGGCCCTGATCCTGCCATCGTTGGAGGCACTCGTATCCGGCGCCTAA
- a CDS encoding L,D-transpeptidase, which yields MSITEIESYRLSRRGFLNAAALGAASIAVSACATTGPGPVEPPPPPTYVEPPLADYASMYAAVNDGGFDLPAIPVDRIDPQFLRQIVPDPTGQKPGTIVVDTTGHFLYLVRPGGQAIRYGVGLGRAGFEWSGDAVVQWKQKWPKWTPPDEMIARQPELKQYSADNGGMPGGLKNPLGARALYLFQGNVDTLYRLHGSPEWRSIGKSVSSGCVRLMNQDIIDLYDRVPSKTPVIVTSDARQPMVATANHKAIPIDAGVPDGSVLLGPVKAVTNAIF from the coding sequence ATGTCCATAACCGAAATCGAATCCTATCGCCTGAGCCGTCGCGGCTTCCTCAACGCCGCAGCCCTGGGCGCCGCCTCGATCGCGGTTTCCGCATGCGCCACCACCGGACCGGGACCAGTCGAGCCGCCGCCGCCACCAACGTATGTCGAGCCTCCGCTCGCCGACTATGCGTCGATGTACGCTGCGGTCAACGATGGCGGTTTCGATCTGCCGGCCATCCCCGTCGACAGGATCGATCCGCAGTTCCTGCGCCAGATCGTACCCGACCCGACCGGGCAGAAGCCGGGGACCATCGTCGTCGATACGACAGGCCATTTCCTCTATCTGGTTCGCCCTGGCGGCCAGGCCATTCGCTATGGTGTCGGCCTTGGCCGCGCCGGCTTCGAATGGTCGGGCGACGCTGTCGTCCAGTGGAAGCAGAAATGGCCGAAGTGGACGCCGCCGGATGAGATGATCGCCCGCCAGCCGGAATTGAAGCAGTACAGCGCCGACAATGGCGGCATGCCCGGCGGCCTAAAGAACCCGCTCGGCGCACGTGCGCTCTATCTCTTCCAGGGCAATGTGGACACGCTCTATCGCCTGCACGGCTCGCCGGAATGGCGCTCGATCGGCAAATCGGTGTCGTCGGGCTGCGTGCGCCTGATGAACCAGGACATTATCGACCTTTATGACCGCGTGCCCTCGAAGACGCCGGTCATAGTGACCAGCGACGCTCGCCAGCCGATGGTGGCGACGGCCAACCACAAGGCGATCCCGATCGATGCCGGCGTGCCGGATGGATCCGTGCTGCTCGGCCCAGTCAAAGCGGTCACGAACGCGATCTTCTGA
- a CDS encoding helicase HerA-like C-terminal domain-containing protein — MADDTSIFIGASRKPDDSYQRAENLLLQYGNRHGLVTGATGTGKTVTLQILAEGFSNAGVPVFCADIKGDLSGIAMMGTAQDFLVKRAEQVKLDPYDFQEFPVIFWDLFGEQGHPIRATISEMGPLLLSRLMNLTDAQEGIMNIAFRIADEEGLLLLDLKDLQALLANIAERAEEISARYGNVTKPSVGAIQRTLLVLEQQGAANFFGEPALRIADIMRTTRDGRGAISVLAADKLMMNPRLYATFLLWLMSELFEELPEVGDPDKPKLVFFFDEAHLLFDEAPKVLIDRVEQVVRLIRSKGVGVYFVTQNPLDIPEKVLAQLGNRVQHALRAYTPREQQAVRTAAETFRPNPDFDCATAITQLATGEALVSTLEAKGIPSMVQRTLIRPPSSRLGPITPAERQKLIGESPVTGQYDQVVDRESAFEMLQKKAKQAQDAEAQAQQAGTGGSRWTIPGFGNDDPAPQSGGRRAPAPRPSNRQTVAEAAIKSVVRSVGSSVGRAIVRGILGSLSRGR; from the coding sequence ATGGCTGACGACACCAGTATTTTTATCGGCGCCAGCCGCAAGCCCGACGACAGCTATCAGCGCGCCGAAAACCTGCTGCTGCAATACGGAAATCGCCATGGCCTGGTGACCGGCGCCACCGGTACGGGCAAGACCGTCACCTTGCAGATCCTGGCCGAGGGATTTTCCAACGCCGGCGTTCCGGTCTTCTGCGCCGACATCAAGGGCGACCTTTCCGGTATCGCCATGATGGGCACCGCCCAGGATTTCCTGGTCAAGCGGGCAGAACAGGTCAAGCTCGACCCTTACGACTTCCAGGAATTTCCCGTCATCTTCTGGGATCTGTTCGGCGAGCAGGGTCACCCCATCCGCGCCACCATTTCGGAGATGGGACCGCTGCTTCTGTCGCGGCTGATGAACCTGACCGACGCGCAGGAAGGCATCATGAACATTGCCTTCCGCATTGCCGATGAAGAGGGCCTTCTTCTCCTCGACCTCAAGGACCTGCAGGCGCTGCTCGCCAACATCGCGGAGCGCGCCGAAGAAATCAGCGCCCGTTATGGCAACGTCACCAAGCCGTCGGTGGGGGCGATTCAGCGCACGCTGCTGGTACTTGAGCAGCAGGGCGCGGCGAACTTCTTCGGCGAGCCGGCTTTGCGCATTGCCGACATCATGCGCACCACCCGCGATGGTCGCGGCGCCATCAGCGTGCTGGCCGCCGACAAGCTGATGATGAATCCGCGCCTCTACGCGACGTTCCTGCTCTGGCTGATGTCGGAGCTGTTCGAGGAACTGCCGGAGGTTGGCGACCCCGACAAGCCGAAGCTGGTGTTCTTCTTCGACGAGGCGCACCTCTTGTTCGACGAGGCGCCGAAGGTGCTGATCGACCGGGTCGAGCAGGTGGTCCGCCTGATCCGCTCGAAAGGCGTCGGCGTCTATTTCGTCACGCAAAACCCCTTGGATATCCCCGAAAAGGTCCTGGCCCAGCTCGGCAACCGCGTGCAGCACGCGCTGCGCGCCTACACGCCGCGCGAGCAGCAGGCGGTGAGGACGGCGGCCGAAACCTTCCGGCCCAATCCGGATTTCGACTGCGCCACCGCCATCACCCAGCTCGCCACCGGCGAGGCCCTGGTCTCTACCCTGGAGGCCAAGGGCATTCCGTCCATGGTCCAGCGCACGTTGATCCGTCCGCCGTCATCGCGGCTTGGACCCATCACCCCTGCCGAGCGGCAGAAGCTGATCGGGGAAAGCCCGGTCACCGGCCAGTATGACCAGGTTGTCGATCGCGAATCGGCCTTCGAAATGCTGCAGAAGAAGGCAAAGCAGGCGCAGGACGCCGAGGCGCAGGCGCAGCAGGCCGGCACCGGCGGCTCGCGCTGGACCATTCCAGGCTTCGGCAATGACGATCCCGCGCCGCAGTCCGGTGGCCGGCGCGCGCCTGCGCCGCGCCCCTCCAATCGCCAGACGGTGGCCGAGGCCGCGATCAAGTCGGTGGTGCGCTCGGTCGGCTCGTCGGTTGGACGTGCCATTGTGCGCGGGATTCTGGGTAGTTTGTCGCGGGGACGGTAG